GCGATTGGTCGACGTGGGCAGCAGTCTGCTGGAACTGATCCCGGATCTCGAGCACGCCGCCCGGTCGAGCGCGACCCAGCGGCCGGAAGTGCTGACCCAACTCTCGCGCGCCTATCAGGTGGCCGCGACCGCGTTCACCCGCCAGGAGGAGGTCGACGCGGCATGGATCGCGGCCGACCGCGCATTGTCCGCGGCCGAGGAATCCGGTGACGCGCTGAGCGTCGTGGCCGGAACCTACCGCATGGCACAGGCTTTCCTGCGCCTGCAACGACTGGAACAGGCCGAGCAGGCCGCCCGGGTGTCGGTGGCGGCCTTGGCCGCGCAGGCGGCATCCGAGCAGCCGCGGCCGGAAGTGCTGTCGCTCTACGGATCACTGCAGCTCATGCTGGCGGTGATCGCCGCGACCGACGGCAATCGGACGGCGGCGCGGGCCGGGCTGTCGGCGGCTCGCACCGCCGCGGACCGGTTGGGCGAGGGCCGCAACGATTTCGACACCGAATTCGGGCCGACCGGGGTCGCCGTGCACGCGGTGGCCGTGGCCGTCGAACTGGGTGATGCCGGTGAGGCGCTCGATATCGCGCGGACGGTGGACGTTTCGGTGCTCTCGCCGGAACGGCAGGCCCGCTTCCTGGTCGATCTCGCCCGCGCGCACGCCCAGCGGCGGCAGGCGAGCGAGGCCTTGGACGCGCTGCTCA
This sequence is a window from Nocardia yunnanensis. Protein-coding genes within it:
- a CDS encoding helix-turn-helix domain-containing protein; translation: MAESTLGARVAELRRRRGLSQKELGAAIRRSESWVSQVERDVLPVERLSVLQRLADVLGVAVRDLRPEAAEPMAADRGDGHRPGAAVFERLRLLLTGHPALDQLFGDETDRSLARDAAVKLEELQERVDLVWQLAHESRLVDVGSSLLELIPDLEHAARSSATQRPEVLTQLSRAYQVAATAFTRQEEVDAAWIAADRALSAAEESGDALSVVAGTYRMAQAFLRLQRLEQAEQAARVSVAALAAQAASEQPRPEVLSLYGSLQLMLAVIAATDGNRTAARAGLSAARTAADRLGEGRNDFDTEFGPTGVAVHAVAVAVELGDAGEALDIARTVDVSVLSPERQARFLVDLARAHAQRRQASEALDALLTAERLTPELVHTDHRAREVVRDLLQFAGRRPADELRELAGRAAVTP